The genome window TGATGCAGCGGTATCGAATGACTTGTTCTACTTTGAACACAATGCGCTGCGCCTGGACAATCTCGCTGTCATCGCGCCGGATGGCAGCGCGGTACAAGCCGAGAACAAGGCGACCGGCAAATACCGCAGCACCTTCGACGTCAAGCTGTCGCAAAAAGGCACGTACAAACTGACCATGGTGAATGACGGTTTGAGCGCAAGCTATAAAGTGGGCACGGAAAACAAACGCTGGCGCGGTACGGCGGAAACTTTCGCCAAGGAAGTACCGGCCGATGCACAAGACTTGAATGTGAGCCGCAACCAGAGCCGTATGGAAGTATTTGTCAGTTCGGGCAAACCTTCCGATACCGTGTTGAAACCGACAGGGGCAGGTCTGGAACTGGTTCCTATCACCCATCCTAACGATCTGTTTGCGGGCGATACCAGCAACTTCCGTTTCCTGCTCGATGGCAAACCGGCGGCGGATATTGAAGTCACCGTGATTCCCGGCGGCATACGTTACCGCGACCAACTCGGTGAGATCAAAGTCAAAACCGACAAGGATGGCAAATTCAGCGTCAAGTGGCCGACCCCGGGTATGTACTGGATGAGCGCCAACAACGGCGGCCCGCAAATGGGCCAGGGTGCAAACCGTGCACCGCAAGCCGTAGGTACACTGGCCAAACCTATCCGTCGCGTCAGCTACACCGCAACACTGGAAGTATTGCAACCGTAATTGACCGCGCTACCCTGCGCCCGTTGCCCATCATCGGCAACGGGCGTTTTTAATTTGATGGCTGTAAATGGCCGAATCCGATGCGACGCACACTAGTCCCGCTGATAGAAACCGCTCCTGAATCGCCCGCTCTTGGCGGGGTCGTGCATACCCTGCATGGCCAGACGATGGGCACCAGCTGGTCGGTCAAACTGGTGGCAGAGGTGACACGTCGCCTGCCGCCTTTGCGCGCGGCGATACAACAACAGCTCGATACCGTGGTTGCCCAAATGAGTACCTGGGAAGCCACATCGAATTTGAGTCTTTACAATCAGGCCGCCGCTGGTTCATGGCACACGCTGCCCGATGAATTCTTCACTGTTCTGCAATACGCATTGAAGGTCGCACGCGCCAGCAATGGTGCCTACGACCCGAGTGCCGGTGCACTGGTCAATGCCTGGGGCTTCGGCCCCTGCAAACGTTATAACGAAACAGATTTCAGCACACCGACGCCGGATGTCCTGGAACAGGCAAGGAAGCAATGCGGCTGGCAACGCATAGAACTCGATAGCAGCACCAAACGTGTGCTGCAAGCAGGTGGGATGTATATCGACCTGTCGGCGATTGCCAAGGGCTTCGGTGTCGATCAGGTTGCACGCGAATTACTGCGCCTCGGCATAGACAGCTTCCTGGTCGAAGTCGGTGGCGAATTGCGTGGTGCCGGCGTCAAGCCGGATGGACAACCGTGGTGGGTCGCACTTGAGCACCCGCTGCCGGATGCGCTGGCATCGGCAGCATCCAATACCGCTGTCGGCATAGAAACCATCGCCGCCTTGTATGACTGGTCGGCGGCCACTTCCGGCGACTACCGCCGCTATTTTGAAAACGACACAAAGCGTTATTCACACACCATCGATCCGCGCAGCGGCGAACCGATACGCCACGGCCTGGCTTCGGTGACCGTGCTGCATAAGGATTGCATGGCGGCGGATGCATGGTCGACCGCACTCGGTGTCATGGGTGCCGAACAAGGATTGGCTTATGCGAATCAGCATGATCTCGCAGCGCTCTTCATCAATCGCAACAAAGATGGCTTTGAAGAACATCTGAGTTCAGCACTGGTGGCCTTGCTGCAATGAACTGGAGCGAGCAAACCCGCATCATCGTAGCGGCACTACTGGTGCTCGCCTACCTTGCCCTATGCGCGGGCACCTACTATTCGGAACGACGCAAGCGACAACAGGCACTGCGCGCTGCGGCCGCACTCAGGCCCGCTGCAGATGGCGCGCAACCGTGGCTGGTGGGATATGCCAGCCAGACCGGCTCAGCCGAGCAACTGGCATGGCAAACAGCGCGCATGCTGCATACGGCAGGCGTACCAACCCGTGTAGCCGCCCTATCCGACATTAGCCTTGACGATTTGATGCAGACCGAGCGTGCGCTCTTCGTCGTCAGCACATATGGTGAAGGCGATCCGCCGGACAATGCCTCGTTGTTTGCCACCAGATTGATGAATGCAAGGCAAAACCTGCCGCACCTGCATTTCGGTGTCCTGATGCTGGGCGACAGTCATTATGTACACTTCTGCGGTTTCGGCCAGACGCTGAGTAAATGGCTGCAGCGAAGCGGTGCACAAGCATTATTCGCAAGCGTGGCGGCAGACAATGGCGATAACAAGGCCCTGCACACCTGGCAGCATCACCTGAGTCATCTGGCCGGCACCAATGACACCCCCGATTGGCAAGCGCCTGCTTATCAGCAATGGCGGCTTGCCGCTCGCCACAGGCTCAATCCCGACAGCGCAGGCGGCCCGACCTTCCATGTCGAACTCGAAGCAACGGGCGATGACGCAACATGGGAGGCCGGTGACCTGGTGCAGGTGCTCGCTCCGGCCGACCAGGAGCGCCCGCGCGAATACTCGGTCGCATCGATTCCTGCAGACGGCCGTCTACACCTGCTGATCCGCCAGGAACGTCGTGAAGACGGCACGCTGGGCCTCGCGTCCGGCTGGCTGACCGAACAGGCAGAGATCGGCGCTACGGTAGATCTGCGCCTGCGCCCACACAGCAATTTCCGTCTCGGCGACAACCAGCATCGTCCGCTGATTCTGATCGGCAATGGCACCGGCCTGGCCGGCTTGCGCAGCCACCTGAAAGCACGTGCGGCAAATGGCATGCAAAGGAATTGGCTGGTCTTTGGCGAACGCAACGCCGCCAATGATTTTTACTATCGCGATGAAATCGAAGCCTGGCAAAAGCAGGGGGTACTGGAGCGTGCCGACATCGTGTTTTCACGGGACCAGGCGGAACGCATCTACGTACAGGACAAATTACGCGAACAAGCCGAACAGGTACGTGCCTGGCTGGCAGCAGATGCCGCCATCTATGTATGCGGCAGCCTGGAAGGCATGGCCGGTGGTGTAGAAGCGAGCCTGACGGAAATCATAGGCAGTACTGGCGTCGAACAACTGATCCAGCAGGGTCGTTATAGGCGTGACGTGTATTAACTGAAGCAAGCGAACATCACACCATGGCCCACTGGCGCAAGAGATTGTGATAATGCCCGGTGAGACCAATGATCTCTTCGCAGTCACCCAATCTGGCGCGCAGCTTTTGGATGTTCTGATCCAGTTCAAACAGCAAACCCCGTTTGCCGTCATCCGCCACCATGCTTTGCACCCAAAAGAAGGAACTGATGCGCGCACCGTGCGTCACCGGCTCAACTTTGTGCACGCTGCTGGCCGGATACAGGATCATATCGCCAGCAGGTAGTTTGACTGCGTGCTCACCATAAGTATCGGCAACAACCAACTCCCCTCCCTCGTACTCTTCCGGTTCGCTTAAAAATAAGGTACACGACAGGTCGGTCCGCAAGCTCAGATTGCTACCGGGAATACTTCGCACTGAACCGTCGACATGGAAACCGTAATGCTCTCCGCCTTCGTAACGATTAAACAGTGGTGGCATATACCGCATGGGCAAAGCCGCCGAGACAAACAGGGGATGACCAGCCAACGCCTTGAGGATCTCCTGGCCGACTTTTAATCCGGTTGCTGACAATTCGGGCAATTGCCGGTTTCTTTTGACCTTCGCACCTTGCGCCCCCACCGTGGCCTTGCCATCCACCCACTCTGCTGTGTCTATCGTCTTACGAATCTCGACTACCTGTGCTGCTGTCAGCACTTCCGGTATGTGCAACATCATAATGAACACTCCAATGAAAAGAGCCCCTCTTGATGGAGGGGCTCGGCGACATGGTTATCGCTTAAGGCAACTTGGATAAATCAGAATTTCAGGTTTGCCGTCAGCAAGGCGTTGCGTTCCGGGCCGGGTTGATAACGTGAGCCTCCGCTGTTTATGCGCGAAATATACTTCTTGTTAAATACGTTATTGATATTCAGCTGTAAGGACAAGTTCTTGTTAACGTCGTACGAAGCCATCGCATTTCCTACCCAGTAATCTGGCATGGTCCACAAATTGGTCGGTGCCTGGGTGACGTTACTGCTGCGTGCCGCTGTATCCACATAACGAGCACCCCCGCCTATCGTGACCCCGTTCGGCAACTTGTAGGTCAACCAGGACGTGAAAGTCAGCTTGGGTGAGAAGA of Janthinobacterium sp. Marseille contains these proteins:
- a CDS encoding DUF4198 domain-containing protein produces the protein MKKTQLWRVAALAVSLSVALPMAAHAHRAWMLPSATVLSGNEPWVTVDAAVSNDLFYFEHNALRLDNLAVIAPDGSAVQAENKATGKYRSTFDVKLSQKGTYKLTMVNDGLSASYKVGTENKRWRGTAETFAKEVPADAQDLNVSRNQSRMEVFVSSGKPSDTVLKPTGAGLELVPITHPNDLFAGDTSNFRFLLDGKPAADIEVTVIPGGIRYRDQLGEIKVKTDKDGKFSVKWPTPGMYWMSANNGGPQMGQGANRAPQAVGTLAKPIRRVSYTATLEVLQP
- a CDS encoding sulfite reductase subunit alpha, with the protein product MNWSEQTRIIVAALLVLAYLALCAGTYYSERRKRQQALRAAAALRPAADGAQPWLVGYASQTGSAEQLAWQTARMLHTAGVPTRVAALSDISLDDLMQTERALFVVSTYGEGDPPDNASLFATRLMNARQNLPHLHFGVLMLGDSHYVHFCGFGQTLSKWLQRSGAQALFASVAADNGDNKALHTWQHHLSHLAGTNDTPDWQAPAYQQWRLAARHRLNPDSAGGPTFHVELEATGDDATWEAGDLVQVLAPADQERPREYSVASIPADGRLHLLIRQERREDGTLGLASGWLTEQAEIGATVDLRLRPHSNFRLGDNQHRPLILIGNGTGLAGLRSHLKARAANGMQRNWLVFGERNAANDFYYRDEIEAWQKQGVLERADIVFSRDQAERIYVQDKLREQAEQVRAWLAADAAIYVCGSLEGMAGGVEASLTEIIGSTGVEQLIQQGRYRRDVY
- a CDS encoding Fe2+-dependent dioxygenase, with amino-acid sequence MMLHIPEVLTAAQVVEIRKTIDTAEWVDGKATVGAQGAKVKRNRQLPELSATGLKVGQEILKALAGHPLFVSAALPMRYMPPLFNRYEGGEHYGFHVDGSVRSIPGSNLSLRTDLSCTLFLSEPEEYEGGELVVADTYGEHAVKLPAGDMILYPASSVHKVEPVTHGARISSFFWVQSMVADDGKRGLLFELDQNIQKLRARLGDCEEIIGLTGHYHNLLRQWAMV
- a CDS encoding FAD:protein FMN transferase encodes the protein MRRTLVPLIETAPESPALGGVVHTLHGQTMGTSWSVKLVAEVTRRLPPLRAAIQQQLDTVVAQMSTWEATSNLSLYNQAAAGSWHTLPDEFFTVLQYALKVARASNGAYDPSAGALVNAWGFGPCKRYNETDFSTPTPDVLEQARKQCGWQRIELDSSTKRVLQAGGMYIDLSAIAKGFGVDQVARELLRLGIDSFLVEVGGELRGAGVKPDGQPWWVALEHPLPDALASAASNTAVGIETIAALYDWSAATSGDYRRYFENDTKRYSHTIDPRSGEPIRHGLASVTVLHKDCMAADAWSTALGVMGAEQGLAYANQHDLAALFINRNKDGFEEHLSSALVALLQ